The following are from one region of the Penaeus vannamei isolate JL-2024 chromosome 28, ASM4276789v1, whole genome shotgun sequence genome:
- the LOC113802158 gene encoding uncharacterized protein isoform X1, with the protein MSDTCALKDKEREVMVGFIDIYRKHVALWKVKSKEYSNRNLRNKSIDELHGKLQELDPHCTRDDVMKKINSLRSSFRRELRKNESSKKSGSATDNIYTPTLWYFEDMMFICDQEMPRESTSNIECVNEESVAEPPADDEIPSCSNAPVVKRSRGNTTKADHILNLVARNLEERSERHDTPNETFGKYVGQALDSLDKKTAGCARKLINDVLFEAENGNLSAYSKIVTNTYHSHESFATPVPQSSSSFHVSDNSNSDSNMSHYFANFQPL; encoded by the exons ATGAGTGACACGTGTGCCCttaaggataaggaaagggaagtaaTGGTGGGTTTCATTGATATATACAGGAAGCATGTGGCTTTGTGGAAGGTGAAATCAAAAGAATACTCAAACAGGAATTTAAGAAATAAGAGTATAGATGAACTGCATGGAAAGCTACAAGAACTTGACCCACATTGTACGCGGGATGatgtgatgaaaaaaataaattctctCCGTAGTTCGTTTAGAAGAGAACTTCGAAAGAATGAGAGCTCTAAAAAGTCTGGAAGTGCAACTGATAACATCTACACGCCCACTCTCTGGTATTTTGAAGACATGATGTTCATATGTGATCAAGAGATGCCACGAGAGAGTACATCAAATATAGAATGTGTTAATGAAGAG AGTGTTGCTGAGCCACCAGCTGATGATGAAATACCTTCATGCAGCAATGCTCCTGTAGTGAAACGGAGCAGGGGAAATACTACGAAGGCAGATCACATTCTAAACCTGGTCGCTCGTAACTTAGAAGAGAGATCTGAGAGACATGATACTCCTAATGAGACATTTGGGAAGTACGTAGGCCAAGCACTCGACTCCCTGGACAAGAAAACAGCAGGCTGTGCTAGGAAACTGATAAATGATGTGCTTTTTGAAGCAGAGAATGGGAATTTGTCTGCCTATTCTAAAATTGTAACAAACACATACCATTCACATGAATCATTTGCAACACCAGTACCACAGTCGTCAAGTTCCTTTCATGTAAGCGATAATTCTAATAGTGATTCCAATATGTCACACTATTTTGCCAATTTTCAGCCCTTGTAA
- the LOC113802158 gene encoding uncharacterized protein isoform X2, which yields MSDTCALKDKEREVMVGFIDIYRKHVALWKVKSKEYSNRNLRNKSIDELHGKLQELDPHCTRDDVMKKINSLRSSFRRELRKNESSKKSGSATDNIYTPTLWYFEDMMFICDQEMPRESTSNIECVNEEDSFVIPDRVANLLHKDLQLSLAKSFCTFYPPYGSNPLGNSLKGMLSANSYVAQHMS from the exons ATGAGTGACACGTGTGCCCttaaggataaggaaagggaagtaaTGGTGGGTTTCATTGATATATACAGGAAGCATGTGGCTTTGTGGAAGGTGAAATCAAAAGAATACTCAAACAGGAATTTAAGAAATAAGAGTATAGATGAACTGCATGGAAAGCTACAAGAACTTGACCCACATTGTACGCGGGATGatgtgatgaaaaaaataaattctctCCGTAGTTCGTTTAGAAGAGAACTTCGAAAGAATGAGAGCTCTAAAAAGTCTGGAAGTGCAACTGATAACATCTACACGCCCACTCTCTGGTATTTTGAAGACATGATGTTCATATGTGATCAAGAGATGCCACGAGAGAGTACATCAAATATAGAATGTGTTAATGAAGAG GATAGTTTCGTGATCCCTGACCGTGTTGCAAACCTGCTACATAAGGATCTGCAGTTAAGCCTGGCAAAATCATTTTGCACATTCTATCCTCCCTATGGAAGCAATCCTCTGGGGAATAGTCTGAAGGGCATGCTTTCCGCAAATAGTTATGTAGCACAACACATGTCATGA